A single window of Ammospiza caudacuta isolate bAmmCau1 chromosome Z, bAmmCau1.pri, whole genome shotgun sequence DNA harbors:
- the SKOR2 gene encoding SKI family transcriptional corepressor 2 translates to MATSPLPGPTDILLPSPSSAYPPDPMSQPRAGHAAMKPNQVGQVILYGIPIVSLVIDGQERLCLAQISNTLLKNFSYNEIHNRRVALGITCVQCTPVQLEILRRAGAMPISSRRCGMITKREAERLCKSFLGENRPPKLPDNFAFDVSHECAWGCRGSFIPARYNSSRAKCIKCSYCSMYFSPNKFIFHSHRTPDAKYTQPDAANFNSWRRHLKLTDKSPQDELVFAWEDVKAMFNGGSRKRALPPAPPAPAAAAPAACHPLGSVKAAAVVGGGLLSPHLLAAPPDLHQKRPRFEEDEELQEAVAAAHGGKSPRSYPVIPVPSKGSFGGMLQKFPGCGGLFPHPYGFPAAAFGLCHKKEEGGGGGDALGGAAAHKAGGAAAAGGGLSGLFWPGRKDAAFYPPFCMFWPPRTPGGLPVPTYLQPPPQPPGALGCSLGGDGAGLLRQAFLDLSEPGGEAGPAGLGTGPGLGTPPAAAPPSAPSAAAAAAARDPLFESPPGGGAEPASPAASEGGSGGGGGRVPPHHPHLLEAAGGRKAGGGYHHSSAFRPVGGKEDSESLAKLHGGGGPPRSASPLQLLLPPPPPPPPEDTGCERHPHPPHAAHRLLSPGGTSCSFASEESSEEEEDEEEEDEPEVDVEGHKPPEEEEEDEEEEGEEEPRGGDPLAAGGRFPPARGLPEKGGRERPAAGPFPRPAVEEKPGDGAAPAQPPAGAPRAGSGGSSPAQHPAPEEQPLYKDNQKSKEGNQVILPTKEDTFSDKNKEHNFFITDSEPSGGDFWRDIAGEHTQETNSPHSLKKDVENMGKEELQKVLFEQIDLRRRLEQEFQVLKGNASFPVFNNFQDQMKRELAYREEMVQQLQIIPYAASLIRKEKLGAHLSKS, encoded by the exons ATGGCGACCAGCCCGCTGCCCGGCCCCACCGATATCCTGCTGCCGTCGCCGTCCAGCGCGTACCCGCCGGACCCCATGAGCCAGCCGAGGGCCGGCCACGCCGCCATGAAGCCCAACCAGGTGGGGCAGGTGATCCTCTACGGCATCCCCATCGTCTCGCTGGTCATCGACGGGCAGGAGCGGCTGTGCCTGGCGCAGATCTCCAACACCCTCCTCAAAAACTTCAGCTACAACGAGATCCACAACCGGCGGGTGGCCCTGGGCATCACCTGCGTGCAGTGCACGCCGGTGCAGCTGGAGATcctgcggcgggccggggccATGCCCATCTCCTCCCGCCGCTGCGGCATGATCACCAAGAGGGAGGCCGAGCGGCTCTGCAAGTCCTTCCTGGGGGAGAACCGGCCCCCCAAACTGCCGGATAACTTCGCCTTCGACGTGTCCCACGAGTGCGCCTGGGGATGCCGCGGGAGCTTCATCCCGGCCCGCTACAACAGCTCCCGGGCCAAGTGCATCAAGTGCAGCTACTGCAGCATGTACTTCTCGCCCAACAAGTTCATCTTCCACTCCCACCGCACCCCCGACGCCAAGTACACCCAGCCCGACGCCGCCAACTTCAACTCCTGGCGCCGCCACCTGAAGCTGACCGACAAGAGCCCCCAGGATGAGCTGGTCTTCGCCTGGGAGGATGTCAAGGCCATGTTCAACGGCGGCAGCCGCAAGCGCGCcctgccgcccgccccgcctgcccccgccgccgccgcgcccgccgcctGCCACCCGCTGGGCTCGGTGAAGGCGGCGGCGGTGGTGGGCGGCGGGCTGCTGAGCCCGCACCTCCTGGCCGCGCCGCCCGACCTGCACCAGAAGCGCCCGCGCTTCGAGGAGGacgaggagctgcaggaggcggtggcggcggcgcaCGGCGGCAAGAGCCCGCGGAGCTACCCCGTCATCCCGGTGCCCAGCAAGGGCTCCTTCGGCGGCATGCTCCAGAAGTTCCCCGGCTGCGGCGGGCTCTTCCCGCACCCCTACGGCTTCCCCGCCGCCGCCTTCGGGCTCTGCCACAAGAAGGAggagggcggcggcggcggcgatgCCCTCGGCGGGGCGGCCGCGCACAAggccggcggggcggcggcggcgggcggcgggctCTCGGGGCTCTTCTGGCCGGGCAGGAAGGACGCCGCCTTCTACCCTCCCTTCTGCATGTTCTGGCCGCCGCGCACCCCGGGCGGGCTGCCGGTGCCCACCTACCTGCagccgccgccgcagccgccCGGCGCCCTGGGATGCTCGCTGGGGGGGGACGGGGCGGGCCTGCTGCGCCAGGCTTTCCTGGACCTGTCGGAGCCCGGCGGCgaggcggggccggcggggctgggcacggggccggggctggggacgccgcccgccgccgcccccccgtCCGCgccctccgccgccgccgccgccgccgcccgggaCCCGCTGTTCGAGTCGCcccccggcggcggcgccgAGCCCGCCTCGCCCGCCGCTTCCGAggggggcagcggcggcggcggcgggcgggtCCCCCCGCACCACCCGCACCTGCTGGAGGCGGCGGGCGGGCGCAAGGCGGGCGGCGGGTACCATCACTCCAGCGCCTTCCGCCCGGTGGGCGGCAAGGAGGACTCGGAGAGCCTGGCAAAGCTGCACGGAGGCGGCGGCCCCCCGCGCTCCGCATCGccgctgcagctgctgctgccgccgccaccgccgccgccccccgagGATACGGGCTGCGAGAGGCACCCGCATCCTCCGCACGCCGCGCACCGCCTGCTCTCCCCCGGAGGCACCAGCTGCAGCTTCGCCAGCGAAGAGAgcagcgaggaggaggaggacgaggaggaggaagacGAGCCCGAGGTGGACGTCGAGGGGCACAAGCCCcccgaggaggaggaagaggatgaggaggaggagggcgagGAAGAGCCCCGCGGCGGAGACCCCTTGGCGGCCGGCGGCCGCTTTCCACCCGCCCGGGGTCTGCCGGAGAAGGGCGGCCGGGAGCGCCCCGCTGCCGGCCCCTTCCCCCGCCCGGCCGTCGAGGAGAAGCCGGGGGATGGTGCAGCCCCAGCGCAGCCGCCTGCCGGGGCCCCgcgggcgggcagcggcggcagcagcccGGCACAGCACCCGGCGCCCGAGGAGCAGCCCCTCTACAAAGAT aaTCAGAAGAGCAAGGAGGGTAATCAGGTCATCTTGCCTACGAAGGAGGACACCTTCTCAG ATAAGAACAAGGAGCATAATTTTTTCATCACAGATTCAGAGCCTTCAGGAGGAGACTTCTGGAGAGATATAGCAG gAGAACACACACAAGAAACCAATTCACCTCATTCTCTGAAGAAGGATGTGGAAAATATGGGGAAAG AGGAACTCCAGAAGGTTCTGTTTGAGCAGATCGACCTGCGGAGGAGGCTGGAACAGGAATTCCAGGTGTTGAAAGGAAACGCGTCTTTCCCAGTCTTCA ACAATTTTCAAGATCAGATGAAGCGGGAGCTGGCGTACAGAGAAGAAATGGTGCAGCAGCTACAAATC